In Plantibacter sp. PA-3-X8, one DNA window encodes the following:
- a CDS encoding ABC transporter substrate-binding protein, whose translation MIVPKHHRAPSARAARLLAAMSALALVGVALSACSSAASTTAENPNYTTEPSDSFPVTIEHEYGETIIPSEPQRIVVVGLTEQDILLELGVTPIATTEWYGEQPYAVWPWATDLLGDAEPTVLTTTDGFEYEKIASLRPDLIIGTNAGMTEENYGKLAEIAPTVTNEEGAGLYFADWRDQTRMVAQAVGRSAEGEALITGVDEAYAAAAAAHPEFAGLTATFSQGGPWDGNLWVYPDGLNTDFLTDLGFTITPGLQQYVPSEGGQAQIAAENVGVIDADVIVFATESADAVQEVLGFGTTSSLDAVTGGHAVFTDGELAGAIYFLTPLSQKYVLEQLVPRLVDAVAGTAPQSVDG comes from the coding sequence ATGATCGTTCCGAAGCACCACCGCGCCCCGAGCGCGAGGGCCGCTCGCCTCCTTGCCGCGATGAGCGCGCTCGCCCTCGTCGGAGTCGCACTCTCCGCCTGCTCGAGCGCCGCCTCGACGACCGCCGAGAACCCGAACTACACGACCGAGCCGAGCGACTCGTTCCCGGTGACGATCGAGCACGAGTACGGCGAGACGATCATCCCGTCGGAACCGCAGCGGATCGTCGTGGTCGGCCTGACCGAGCAGGACATCCTCCTCGAACTGGGTGTCACACCGATCGCGACGACGGAATGGTACGGCGAGCAGCCGTATGCGGTGTGGCCGTGGGCGACGGACCTCCTGGGCGATGCCGAGCCGACCGTCCTCACCACGACCGACGGGTTCGAGTACGAGAAGATCGCGTCACTGCGGCCGGACCTGATCATCGGGACGAACGCCGGCATGACCGAGGAGAACTACGGGAAGCTCGCGGAGATCGCCCCGACCGTGACCAATGAGGAGGGCGCGGGGCTCTACTTCGCGGACTGGCGGGACCAGACCAGGATGGTCGCCCAAGCCGTGGGTCGGTCGGCGGAAGGCGAGGCGCTCATCACCGGCGTCGACGAGGCCTACGCGGCGGCCGCAGCAGCGCACCCGGAGTTCGCGGGCCTCACGGCGACCTTCTCGCAGGGTGGGCCGTGGGACGGCAACCTGTGGGTCTACCCCGACGGCCTCAACACCGACTTCCTGACGGATCTCGGGTTCACGATCACGCCCGGGTTGCAGCAGTACGTCCCGAGCGAGGGCGGACAGGCGCAGATCGCCGCGGAGAACGTCGGCGTCATCGATGCTGACGTGATCGTCTTCGCCACGGAGTCAGCGGATGCCGTCCAGGAGGTGCTGGGATTCGGCACCACCTCGAGCCTCGACGCCGTGACCGGCGGGCACGCGGTCTTCACCGACGGCGAGCTCGCTGGCGCGATCTACTTCCTCACCCCACTCAGCCAGAAGTACGTCCTCGAGCAGTTGGTGCCGCGCCTGGTGGACGCCGTCGCCGGCACAGCTCCACAGAGCGTCGACGGCTGA
- a CDS encoding WcbI family polysaccharide biosynthesis putative acetyltransferase, with protein MSHTLEPGTTAAPAGSPVEARRRHYAEFYGLAPLPTDFGVVLGNCQAESLRTVMDAPDRRFVRVPAVHEMTPEDAERLHEVVGAAHTVVSQPVRDDYHDLPLGTRQVAASTSGRVLTVTPVRFGGLHPFQAAVRVPGVEENPPIVAYHDVRTLAAAAGLPVASALQPDAVRAIGRASVEELRRREAATDVPVSDLFESVTADHARTVNHPGNAIWLPLGARVLDVLGAPGGVTDPGRPLLNAVRAPIAPEVVDAWSLTDEPRDHWILEGVEVDDAEVRAAHTDWYASHAEFVVPALDRLSALLTVWRDA; from the coding sequence ATGAGCCACACCCTGGAACCGGGCACGACCGCTGCGCCCGCCGGGTCGCCGGTGGAGGCACGCCGCAGGCACTACGCGGAGTTCTACGGACTCGCGCCGTTGCCGACGGACTTCGGGGTGGTGCTCGGCAACTGCCAGGCTGAGTCCCTGCGCACCGTGATGGATGCACCGGACCGCAGGTTCGTGCGGGTGCCGGCCGTGCACGAGATGACCCCCGAAGATGCGGAGCGGCTGCACGAGGTGGTCGGCGCCGCGCACACCGTGGTCTCGCAACCCGTGCGGGACGACTACCACGATCTGCCGCTCGGCACGCGTCAGGTGGCAGCCTCCACCAGTGGCCGCGTGCTGACGGTGACTCCGGTGCGGTTCGGAGGCTTGCATCCGTTCCAGGCCGCCGTCCGGGTCCCCGGCGTCGAGGAGAACCCGCCGATCGTGGCGTACCACGACGTCCGGACGCTCGCGGCCGCTGCAGGTCTGCCAGTCGCGTCCGCGCTCCAGCCGGACGCCGTTCGCGCGATCGGCCGAGCCTCCGTCGAGGAACTGCGGCGACGCGAGGCCGCGACCGACGTGCCGGTGTCCGACCTCTTCGAGTCGGTCACCGCCGACCACGCACGCACCGTCAACCACCCGGGGAACGCGATCTGGCTGCCGCTCGGCGCCCGCGTCCTCGACGTCCTGGGGGCCCCTGGCGGCGTCACCGACCCCGGACGCCCTTTGCTCAACGCGGTGCGCGCGCCCATCGCACCCGAGGTCGTCGACGCCTGGTCTCTGACGGACGAGCCCCGCGACCACTGGATCCTGGAGGGCGTCGAGGTCGACGACGCCGAGGTGCGCGCCGCCCACACCGATTGGTATGCGTCCCACGCCGAGTTCGTCGTCCCTGCCCTCGACCGGCTCTCGGCTCTCCTGACCGTCTGGCGCGACGCGTGA
- a CDS encoding SDR family oxidoreductase — protein MSPRDQYDLTNPVTQYDRVEPPLQHQPEPGVQARITPVPDLGEASYRGSGRLTGRKALITGGDSGIGAATAIAFAREGADVVIAHLPGEEEDAEHVLSLIADAGRRGKAIVADISHADQCRRLVAEAADFLGGLDVLVNNAGKQIAVDRVEDLSDEQFEETFRTNVFANFWITKAALEHLGEGASIVNTASLEAYKPSPDRLDYAATKAAINNLSKGLALQLASRGIRVNVVAPGPVWTALQVSDGVSDEQMQAFDDENTYQRAGQPAELAPAYVYLASAESGYVSGATLNVNGGMVTP, from the coding sequence ATGTCTCCGCGCGACCAGTACGACCTGACCAACCCCGTGACCCAGTACGACCGGGTCGAGCCCCCGCTGCAGCACCAGCCGGAGCCGGGCGTGCAGGCCAGGATAACCCCCGTTCCCGACCTCGGTGAAGCGAGCTACCGGGGCAGCGGACGGCTGACCGGTCGGAAGGCGCTCATCACGGGCGGCGACTCCGGGATCGGTGCGGCCACGGCGATCGCGTTCGCCCGCGAAGGCGCGGACGTGGTCATCGCCCACCTCCCGGGTGAGGAGGAGGACGCCGAGCACGTGCTGTCGCTCATCGCCGACGCAGGACGCCGGGGCAAGGCGATCGTCGCCGACATCTCGCACGCCGACCAGTGCCGTCGGCTCGTCGCGGAGGCCGCGGACTTCCTCGGAGGCCTGGACGTCCTCGTCAACAACGCGGGCAAGCAGATCGCGGTCGACCGGGTGGAAGACCTCAGCGACGAGCAGTTCGAGGAGACCTTCCGGACGAACGTGTTCGCGAACTTCTGGATCACCAAGGCGGCGCTCGAGCACCTGGGCGAGGGCGCGAGCATCGTGAACACGGCGTCGCTCGAGGCGTACAAGCCGTCACCCGACCGGCTCGACTACGCGGCGACGAAGGCCGCGATCAACAACCTCTCGAAGGGGCTCGCGCTGCAGCTCGCCTCGCGCGGGATCCGCGTGAACGTGGTTGCTCCCGGCCCCGTGTGGACAGCGTTGCAGGTCTCCGACGGCGTCTCCGACGAGCAGATGCAGGCCTTCGACGACGAGAACACGTACCAGCGTGCCGGACAGCCGGCTGAGCTCGCGCCGGCGTACGTCTACCTCGCCTCAGCGGAGTCCGGTTACGTCTCCGGGGCGACGCTGAACGTCAACGGCGGCATGGTCACCCCGTGA
- a CDS encoding cytochrome c oxidase assembly protein, whose product MAETTIPSNAPEADPSGRRGQSPVLVPIRAPEAVMLAALPVAVVVALSALQFTGAFTTGTLLSDPGVIVTRGLPVARVIHDAAASVTIGLLIAATFLLPGQRILPGVVSFSQSKAIRWAAWAASIWLAAGIAVLVFTAANSIGVPVSSPTFAKTFVFYATQLELGQTLVCSLACVLVVFCIVILARRLAWIAAANAIAVFALLPLSLSGHAAGSDEHGNAVNSLAIHLIGVTAWVGGLVAVILLRRKIGDQIGAVVARYSVLAGWAFGAVAFSGVVNASLRLAGPMDLLTPYGLLLVAKTVALVLLGLAGVWHRLRLIPRLQAEPGKRSTFIRLAVVEVVVMAVTMGVSVALSRSQPPVSQEPVADDVRRRLLGFAYPPEVTPLRMFTEWHVDWMWAGLAVVGAAWYLWAFRTLRRRGDAWPVVRLIAWLAGCAALLYATSGGLAVYGQIHFSTHMLQHMALMMIVPPLLVLGGPILLALRTLPSRTDGGRGLREWILAVVHSRYLRLLSKPAVAGVLFAGSLVVFYYTGWFEWAMLAHQGHILMTVHFLATGYLFFWVLIGIDPGPNRPAYPFRIIMLLATLAFHAFFGLAIMSSATVLAEGWWTALGYTDTAALLADQAVGGGIAWSVGEIPAVLVALIVVSQWVRSDERAAKRYDRRAERDGDAELTDYNARLARINDHDQASRKDHP is encoded by the coding sequence ATGGCAGAAACAACCATTCCGTCGAATGCGCCCGAAGCCGATCCGAGCGGTCGGCGAGGCCAGTCGCCCGTCCTCGTGCCGATCCGTGCACCTGAAGCCGTCATGCTGGCCGCGTTGCCGGTGGCGGTCGTCGTGGCGCTCTCCGCGCTGCAATTCACCGGTGCGTTCACAACCGGCACGCTGCTGTCGGATCCGGGGGTGATCGTCACTCGCGGTCTGCCGGTCGCGAGGGTCATCCACGATGCCGCCGCGTCGGTCACGATCGGCCTGCTCATCGCGGCGACCTTCCTGCTGCCAGGGCAGCGGATCCTCCCGGGGGTCGTCTCGTTCTCGCAGTCGAAGGCGATCCGCTGGGCCGCCTGGGCGGCCTCCATCTGGCTCGCGGCGGGAATCGCAGTGCTGGTGTTCACCGCGGCGAACTCCATCGGTGTGCCGGTGTCCTCGCCGACGTTCGCGAAGACCTTCGTGTTCTACGCGACGCAGTTGGAACTCGGGCAGACCCTGGTGTGCTCGCTCGCGTGCGTGCTGGTGGTGTTCTGCATCGTGATCCTCGCCCGCCGTCTGGCGTGGATCGCCGCCGCGAACGCGATCGCTGTCTTCGCACTGCTTCCGCTGTCCCTGTCTGGTCATGCTGCAGGCTCCGACGAGCACGGCAACGCGGTCAACTCGCTCGCGATCCACCTCATCGGCGTCACCGCCTGGGTCGGCGGTCTCGTGGCCGTGATCCTGCTCCGTCGGAAGATCGGTGATCAGATCGGCGCGGTCGTCGCACGCTACTCGGTGCTCGCCGGTTGGGCGTTCGGTGCGGTGGCCTTCTCGGGCGTCGTGAACGCCTCGCTCCGCCTCGCGGGCCCGATGGACCTCCTCACCCCGTATGGGCTGCTCCTGGTCGCGAAGACCGTCGCGCTCGTGCTGCTCGGACTCGCCGGCGTGTGGCATCGGCTCCGGCTCATCCCCCGGCTGCAGGCCGAACCCGGGAAGCGGTCGACGTTCATCCGGCTTGCGGTCGTCGAGGTCGTCGTCATGGCGGTCACGATGGGCGTCTCGGTCGCGTTGTCGCGCAGCCAACCGCCGGTGTCGCAGGAGCCGGTCGCCGACGACGTCCGCCGTCGGCTCCTCGGGTTCGCCTACCCGCCGGAGGTGACGCCACTGCGGATGTTCACCGAGTGGCACGTCGACTGGATGTGGGCCGGCCTCGCCGTGGTCGGTGCGGCCTGGTACCTGTGGGCGTTCCGTACGCTCCGGCGCCGCGGCGACGCCTGGCCCGTGGTCCGCCTGATCGCCTGGCTGGCCGGGTGCGCGGCGCTGTTGTACGCGACCAGCGGTGGCCTCGCCGTGTACGGGCAGATCCACTTCAGCACGCACATGCTGCAGCACATGGCGCTCATGATGATCGTGCCGCCGCTGCTCGTCCTGGGCGGCCCGATCCTCCTCGCACTGCGAACCCTGCCCAGTCGCACCGACGGGGGCCGAGGCCTCCGGGAGTGGATCCTCGCCGTCGTGCACTCGCGGTACCTGCGGCTGCTGTCGAAACCGGCCGTCGCAGGAGTGCTCTTCGCCGGGAGTCTGGTGGTGTTCTACTACACCGGTTGGTTCGAATGGGCGATGCTCGCCCACCAGGGTCACATCCTGATGACGGTGCACTTCCTCGCCACCGGGTACCTGTTCTTCTGGGTCCTCATCGGCATCGACCCGGGCCCGAACCGCCCGGCCTACCCGTTCCGGATCATCATGCTGCTCGCGACTCTCGCCTTCCACGCCTTCTTCGGACTCGCGATCATGTCCAGCGCCACCGTGCTCGCCGAAGGGTGGTGGACCGCCCTCGGCTACACGGACACCGCCGCCCTCCTCGCCGATCAGGCGGTCGGCGGCGGCATCGCGTGGAGTGTCGGCGAGATCCCGGCCGTCCTCGTCGCCCTGATCGTCGTCTCCCAGTGGGTGCGGAGTGACGAACGTGCCGCGAAACGCTACGACCGCCGAGCAGAACGCGACGGGGACGCAGAACTCACCGACTACAACGCCCGCCTCGCACGCATCAACGACCACGACCAGGCCTCACGAAAGGACCACCCGTGA
- a CDS encoding glycosyltransferase family 2 protein, which translates to MTASVRPWVVGNRWDTLDDVHPDPLPRVSVIVAHYDQPGELLRTLHALAAQDYPRHLLEVIVADDGSPGDVSVPENVILVRQEDQGFRLAAVRNLGVRASSGEVLCFLDADTVPEPGYVRALTRLPALLPEAVTVGRRRHADFSGVAPETPVAEAAAGRELAEPAWLAEEYARSRDLRDADDRSYRFMIGAVIACSRSLFDEVGGFDESFTSYGGEDWEWAHRMWQAGAVLAHVPKAVAWHDGPEWGERDGSGLDRANAQTMRLLSSIPVSGSAPRGLWSDAVDLVVRLRGVHTAAARFVAADSLFTAFPQARFVLDGGGAEELGGDPRVLDEAAGVDARVTWELDRPIVILDPTWIVDLVDRLGTGDVGTVELVDPDGASLGRLRSRRARRREERLGSPDAFETQQLVADGVHQLRPDPRVAAWVGGWGGPSSFC; encoded by the coding sequence GTGACCGCGAGTGTGCGGCCGTGGGTCGTCGGCAACCGGTGGGACACGCTCGACGACGTCCATCCTGATCCGCTCCCACGCGTCTCCGTCATCGTCGCGCACTACGACCAGCCCGGTGAGCTGCTCCGGACCCTGCACGCCCTCGCCGCGCAGGACTACCCGCGTCACCTCCTGGAGGTGATCGTCGCCGACGACGGATCCCCGGGTGACGTGTCGGTGCCGGAGAACGTGATCCTCGTCAGGCAGGAGGACCAGGGGTTCCGGCTTGCCGCCGTCCGCAACCTGGGCGTGCGGGCGAGCAGTGGCGAGGTGTTGTGCTTCCTCGATGCCGACACGGTCCCCGAGCCGGGGTACGTGCGCGCGCTCACGCGGCTCCCCGCCCTGCTGCCCGAGGCGGTCACGGTGGGGCGGCGTCGCCACGCCGACTTCAGCGGGGTCGCCCCGGAGACACCGGTCGCCGAGGCGGCCGCCGGCCGTGAGCTCGCCGAACCGGCGTGGCTCGCCGAGGAGTACGCGCGCAGTCGGGATCTGCGCGACGCGGACGACCGTTCCTATCGATTCATGATCGGCGCGGTGATCGCCTGCTCGCGGAGCCTGTTCGACGAGGTCGGCGGATTCGACGAGTCTTTCACCTCGTACGGCGGTGAGGACTGGGAGTGGGCGCACCGCATGTGGCAGGCGGGAGCGGTCCTCGCCCATGTCCCGAAAGCGGTGGCCTGGCACGACGGCCCCGAGTGGGGGGAGCGTGACGGTTCAGGCCTGGACCGCGCGAACGCCCAGACCATGCGGCTCCTCTCGTCGATCCCCGTGTCGGGGTCCGCGCCGCGGGGGCTGTGGTCGGACGCGGTCGATCTCGTCGTGCGGCTGCGGGGCGTCCATACGGCGGCCGCTCGGTTCGTCGCGGCGGACTCGCTGTTCACCGCCTTCCCGCAGGCTCGGTTCGTCCTCGACGGCGGGGGAGCTGAGGAGCTCGGGGGAGACCCGCGCGTCCTCGACGAAGCAGCCGGAGTCGACGCCCGAGTGACGTGGGAGCTCGACCGTCCGATCGTCATCCTCGACCCGACGTGGATCGTCGATCTGGTCGACCGCCTCGGTACCGGAGACGTGGGCACCGTCGAGCTCGTCGACCCGGACGGCGCGTCGCTCGGCCGCCTGCGATCCCGGCGGGCCAGGCGGCGTGAGGAACGCTTGGGCAGTCCGGATGCCTTCGAGACGCAGCAGCTCGTCGCCGACGGCGTCCACCAGCTCCGGCCTGATCCCCGGGTGGCGGCCTGGGTCGGCGGCTGGGGCGGACCCTCGTCGTTCTGCTGA
- a CDS encoding iron chelate uptake ABC transporter family permease subunit — translation MTSRTPRGRRSLGLGIAVAALATAILLSVLVGSHPVGPTDVWQALTRPDDSVTDLVVLDLRIPRTVAGLVVGVGLGVSGALIQGLTRNPLGDPGILGVDAGAALFVAIGVLLGARTPVQYLPFAFLGALIVTALVYLIGSAGRGGADPVRLTLAGVALAAVLSGITTAMMLLDPVTFRQLRGWNAGSFVERGFDVILPALPFVLAGVVIALFSARSLNALALGEDLASSLGTRLVRTRVLAVVAITLLAGAATAIAGPVGFVGLMVPHIARWIVGPDQRWIVAYSILIAPAVLLTSDVIGRVILWPSDVPVGIVTAFIGAPVLIHLVRRAKASAL, via the coding sequence GTGACCTCCCGCACCCCTCGCGGGCGCCGTTCGCTGGGGCTCGGGATCGCGGTCGCGGCACTCGCGACCGCGATCCTGCTCAGCGTCCTCGTGGGGTCTCACCCCGTGGGCCCGACGGACGTCTGGCAGGCACTCACGAGGCCCGATGACTCCGTCACCGATCTGGTCGTCCTCGATCTGCGGATCCCCCGCACCGTGGCCGGACTCGTCGTCGGTGTGGGGCTCGGCGTCTCGGGCGCTCTCATCCAGGGCCTCACCCGCAATCCCCTCGGCGATCCGGGCATCCTCGGCGTCGACGCGGGCGCGGCGCTCTTCGTCGCGATCGGTGTCCTGCTCGGCGCTCGCACACCTGTGCAGTACCTCCCGTTCGCGTTCCTGGGAGCCCTGATCGTGACCGCCCTGGTCTACCTGATCGGCTCGGCGGGACGTGGTGGCGCGGATCCTGTCCGGCTGACCCTCGCCGGCGTCGCCCTTGCCGCTGTGCTCAGCGGCATCACGACCGCGATGATGCTCCTCGATCCGGTCACCTTCAGGCAGCTCCGCGGCTGGAACGCCGGGTCCTTCGTTGAACGCGGCTTCGACGTCATCCTGCCCGCACTCCCCTTCGTCCTCGCGGGCGTCGTCATCGCGCTGTTCAGTGCGAGGTCGCTGAACGCCCTGGCGCTGGGCGAGGATCTCGCCTCCTCACTCGGCACGCGCCTCGTGCGCACGCGCGTGCTCGCCGTCGTGGCGATCACCCTGCTGGCGGGTGCGGCGACCGCGATCGCCGGACCGGTCGGCTTCGTGGGCCTCATGGTGCCCCACATCGCGCGCTGGATCGTCGGCCCCGACCAGCGGTGGATCGTGGCGTACTCGATCCTGATCGCGCCGGCCGTGCTGCTCACCTCCGACGTGATCGGTCGCGTGATCCTCTGGCCGAGTGACGTCCCGGTCGGGATCGTCACCGCGTTCATCGGTGCGCCCGTGCTGATCCACCTTGTGCGGCGCGCGAAGGCGAGCGCACTGTGA
- a CDS encoding iron chelate uptake ABC transporter family permease subunit: MTGVETGPRAVVCRRRSLSLRVRLRTIVVCGVFCVVLLALALLALCLGDLPLSVDEVASAFLGGPSTLVQTVVLEWRLPRVLAALLFGGALGLSGAIFQSLTRNPLASPDIIGLTAGSYAGGLIVTIVIGAGAGSAAVAGGAIGGGLIATALVYLLSYRRGVQGFRLIVVGIGVSAMLEALSSYLVLRAKLEVAMLATVWGAGSLNSVGWAQLLPAAVVILTIIIALGPLGGSLRQLELGDDAAKALGSRVERSRLGLVACAVALTAVVTGAAGPIAFVALAAPQIAQRITRTAGIALVPSALLGALVLLASDVVAQHLLPTSLPVGVVTVIVGGGYLVWLLVHEIRRRS, encoded by the coding sequence GTGACCGGGGTCGAGACGGGACCGCGCGCGGTCGTGTGTCGGCGGCGCTCGCTCTCCCTCCGTGTCCGGCTGCGCACGATCGTCGTGTGCGGGGTGTTCTGCGTGGTCCTCTTGGCCCTGGCGTTGCTCGCGCTGTGTCTCGGCGATCTGCCGCTGTCGGTCGACGAGGTGGCGTCGGCGTTCCTCGGCGGACCGAGCACCCTGGTGCAGACGGTGGTGCTCGAATGGCGCCTCCCACGGGTCCTCGCCGCCCTCCTGTTCGGAGGAGCCCTCGGGCTCTCCGGTGCGATCTTCCAGTCCCTCACCCGGAACCCCCTCGCGAGCCCCGACATCATCGGGCTCACTGCGGGATCGTACGCGGGCGGTCTCATCGTGACCATCGTGATCGGCGCGGGCGCCGGGTCGGCAGCCGTCGCGGGCGGCGCCATCGGTGGCGGGCTGATCGCCACAGCGCTGGTCTACCTCCTCAGCTACCGTCGAGGCGTCCAGGGCTTCCGTCTCATCGTCGTGGGCATCGGTGTCTCGGCCATGCTCGAGGCGCTCAGCTCCTACCTCGTACTGCGGGCGAAGCTCGAAGTCGCGATGCTCGCCACCGTTTGGGGTGCCGGCTCGCTGAACAGCGTCGGTTGGGCGCAGTTGCTTCCGGCCGCAGTCGTGATCCTGACCATCATCATCGCCCTCGGTCCGCTCGGTGGTTCGCTCCGCCAGCTCGAGCTCGGCGACGACGCGGCGAAGGCGCTGGGCTCGCGGGTCGAACGTTCGCGGCTCGGTCTCGTGGCGTGCGCCGTCGCGCTCACGGCTGTCGTCACGGGCGCGGCCGGACCCATCGCCTTCGTCGCCCTCGCCGCCCCGCAGATCGCGCAGCGGATCACCCGCACCGCCGGCATCGCACTGGTGCCGTCTGCTCTGCTCGGGGCGCTCGTGCTACTGGCATCCGACGTCGTCGCGCAGCACCTGCTGCCGACGTCGCTGCCGGTGGGGGTCGTCACCGTGATCGTGGGTGGCGGTTACCTCGTCTGGCTCCTCGTCCACGAGATCCGGAGACGCTCGTGA
- a CDS encoding AraC family transcriptional regulator yields MSGRDHSDGGIELVGPLDDGERTSGEFRLSRSRVDATTRFDEHSHREDQLAWMSSGSMEVSVLGDRRRMRREHLAWIPAGMVHEMSFSEPGELISVYADPELRPQGGRWNGARTVRVDDLSGALLAHLLDADPTGRRRWRCWTLLVDLLSAAARDDEALAMPREPRARAIASALMADPADPRGLDDWASAAGVSSKTIGRAFVDGTGCTFREWRVRVRLHAAAGMLGRGAAVQDVAPAVGYESVSSFIGAFRTRFSVTPAVYAARSRSAEVN; encoded by the coding sequence ATGTCTGGTCGCGATCACTCGGACGGCGGAATCGAGCTTGTCGGCCCGCTGGATGACGGCGAGAGGACATCGGGGGAATTCCGGCTTTCTCGCTCGCGGGTCGACGCGACGACACGGTTCGACGAGCACTCCCACCGCGAAGACCAACTCGCGTGGATGAGCTCCGGCTCGATGGAGGTGTCGGTCCTCGGCGATCGACGGCGAATGCGGCGAGAGCACCTCGCCTGGATCCCCGCGGGGATGGTGCACGAGATGAGCTTCAGCGAACCCGGAGAGCTCATCAGCGTCTACGCCGACCCGGAACTGCGCCCACAAGGCGGCCGTTGGAACGGTGCACGGACCGTCCGGGTCGACGACCTCTCGGGAGCGCTGCTGGCGCATCTGCTCGACGCCGACCCGACCGGGCGCCGTCGATGGCGGTGCTGGACGCTCCTGGTCGACCTGCTCTCGGCTGCGGCTCGCGACGATGAGGCGTTGGCCATGCCCCGTGAACCGCGTGCGCGTGCCATCGCGTCGGCCCTGATGGCGGACCCCGCCGACCCGCGCGGACTCGACGATTGGGCGTCGGCGGCGGGCGTCAGCTCGAAGACGATCGGACGGGCGTTCGTGGACGGCACGGGATGCACCTTCCGCGAGTGGCGGGTCCGCGTGCGCCTGCATGCTGCCGCGGGCATGCTCGGACGGGGTGCCGCCGTGCAGGACGTCGCACCCGCGGTCGGCTACGAGTCGGTGAGCAGCTTCATCGGGGCGTTCCGGACCCGGTTCTCCGTGACCCCCGCCGTCTACGCCGCGAGGAGCCGCTCGGCGGAGGTCAACTGA
- a CDS encoding alpha/beta hydrolase, with protein MTAAACTVFFLPGLGLDAAAVAPVARELDARFRVIAVELPGQGDTADAPDGSVESQVDAALAVIAEQADGGPWILCAHSMGGKVAAGIAARVRHGDVPVFGLLGVVLLAPSPPTPEPMPDAKRHQMLSWIEDGPIAEPDAQTFVDDNVGASLPAELQAAAVASVQAMSPVAWRRWLEQGSEEDIASSVGKLDLPCIVLAGDQDEALGAAVQPELLSDVYPRARFVSLAGAGHLLSYERPVTVARALTEFWDEIVAHSAIVPAEWGLVIASLRTTPRVRSALARRALPDDPRYRPRVLSAEQLDLLRAIADRLVPQPAGGRIDLAARVDADLAAGGGDGWRPVGGLTDDEAYRAGLDDLRTAWTDSADDQDALISAVIEGRGVPGGAIDADDLRRWFEDLRVDVTREWLIHPASLARVGYDGFATGAEDVDFAGYRELGADTRDGWEPSDLGAAPAPTAAQQQEDAA; from the coding sequence GTGACCGCGGCTGCGTGCACGGTCTTCTTCCTCCCAGGGCTCGGGCTCGACGCCGCCGCGGTCGCACCCGTGGCTCGCGAACTCGACGCTCGGTTCCGGGTGATCGCCGTCGAGCTGCCCGGCCAAGGTGACACGGCCGACGCGCCGGACGGCTCCGTCGAGTCGCAGGTCGACGCTGCCCTCGCCGTGATCGCGGAGCAGGCCGACGGCGGACCCTGGATACTGTGCGCCCACAGCATGGGCGGCAAGGTCGCCGCCGGGATCGCCGCCCGGGTCCGCCACGGCGACGTCCCCGTGTTCGGGCTCCTCGGCGTCGTGCTCCTGGCACCGTCACCGCCCACGCCCGAGCCGATGCCTGACGCCAAGCGCCACCAGATGCTCAGCTGGATCGAGGACGGGCCCATCGCCGAGCCGGACGCGCAGACCTTCGTCGACGACAACGTGGGTGCATCCCTTCCGGCCGAGCTACAGGCCGCCGCCGTGGCGTCCGTGCAGGCCATGTCGCCCGTCGCGTGGCGCCGCTGGCTCGAGCAGGGCAGCGAGGAGGACATCGCGTCCTCCGTCGGCAAGCTCGACCTCCCGTGCATCGTGCTCGCCGGAGATCAGGACGAGGCGCTCGGAGCCGCAGTGCAGCCCGAGCTGCTCTCGGACGTCTACCCCCGTGCACGATTCGTGTCGCTCGCAGGAGCCGGACATCTGCTCTCGTACGAGCGTCCGGTCACGGTCGCGCGCGCGCTCACCGAGTTCTGGGACGAGATCGTCGCACACAGCGCCATCGTCCCAGCCGAGTGGGGGCTCGTCATCGCGTCCCTGCGGACCACGCCGCGGGTGCGCAGCGCGCTGGCACGACGCGCCTTGCCGGACGACCCCCGGTATCGGCCCCGCGTGCTGAGCGCGGAACAGCTGGACCTGCTCCGAGCTATCGCCGATCGCCTGGTTCCGCAACCGGCGGGTGGGCGGATCGACCTCGCCGCGCGGGTCGACGCCGACCTCGCAGCCGGTGGTGGCGACGGATGGCGGCCGGTCGGAGGACTCACGGACGACGAGGCCTACCGCGCCGGGCTGGATGACCTCCGAACCGCTTGGACGGACTCGGCCGATGACCAGGATGCGTTGATCAGCGCCGTGATCGAGGGCCGGGGCGTTCCAGGGGGCGCCATCGACGCGGACGATCTGCGGCGCTGGTTCGAGGACTTGCGCGTGGACGTCACGCGGGAGTGGCTCATCCACCCCGCATCGTTGGCCCGGGTCGGGTACGACGGGTTCGCGACCGGCGCAGAAGACGTCGACTTCGCCGGTTACCGCGAGCTCGGTGCCGACACCCGAGATGGCTGGGAGCCCTCCGACCTTGGCGCCGCGCCCGCCCCCACAGCCGCACAGCAGCAGGAGGACGCAGCGTGA